The sequence below is a genomic window from Anaerobranca californiensis DSM 14826.
GGGGGAAATGTTTCGTTTTAACGCTAACTCCCTATATTTTTCAAAGATTTCCTCAGTTGTTAATCCTTCCCAAACTCCAAAATGAAATTCCCGTAAAAGGGGTTCAGAAATGATAGGTATTTTAGTATCTTTATGATTTATTACCTCTTGGGCAGTAGCTTTAGCCCTTTGTAGATCACTGGTGTAAACTACTTCTAAAGGGTAATTTTTAAGGCGTTGAGCCAAAATTTTTCCTTGGCTCAACCCCCTAAAAGTCAATTCCACATCGGTTTGCCCTTGACACCGTTTTTGGAGATTCCACTGTGTTTCTCCATGTCTTACAAAGATAATCCTCACCATTAAAAATCCCGCCTTAATTTATCTAATTCTTCCTTCCTTTCTAAAGCTAAACGGATTAATTCCATTACCAGTTCTTTACCTTTAATTCCACTGGCTTCAATCAATTTAGGATACATA
It includes:
- a CDS encoding histidine phosphatase family protein; translated protein: MVRIIFVRHGETQWNLQKRCQGQTDVELTFRGLSQGKILAQRLKNYPLEVVYTSDLQRAKATAQEVINHKDTKIPIISEPLLREFHFGVWEGLTTEEIFEKYRELALKRNISPHVEIPQGEKYADLVNRCQRFVENCLAKHRGNVLAVTHSVFIKALLHHYLQLPWPVVKNNLYIDNCSLTILKVTEGKVVVERINDTAHFELLEVVEARH